The Mixophyes fleayi isolate aMixFle1 chromosome 1, aMixFle1.hap1, whole genome shotgun sequence genome includes a region encoding these proteins:
- the LOC142110557 gene encoding serine/threonine-protein kinase SBK1-like — protein MASSVRDVELTLEGLVSFASQFLQEIELEDSYHVMKELGGGGYASVFMVKDIKTDQRMAVKMMDRKRTTEGNFLMEFSISFLLSSHPNIIGSYGIAFKTSDHFAFAQELSPVGDLLSLILPNTGLPGDTVKRCAVQISNALEFIENKGLVHMDIKPENILVFDQHCHCIKISDFGLSRFKGTAIQTKSGTGSYMAPEMCQLTDKDRLVVDSTLDVWAFGVVLYCLLTGEFPWQLAMPRDKE, from the exons ATGGCCTCCAGTGTACGTGATGTGGAGCTTACCCTGGAAGGATTGGTCTCCTTTGCTTCCCAGTTCCTGCAGGAAATAGAACTTGAGGACAGCTACCACGTCATGAAGGAGCTTGGAGGGGGTGGCTATGCTTCAGTGTTCATGGTAAAAGACATAAAAACAG ATCAGAGAATGGCAGTAAAGATGATGGACAGGAAAAGAACAACTGAGGGAAATTTCCTCATGGAATTCAGTATCTCCTTCCTCCTCTCATCCCATCCCAATATCATTGGGAGTTACGGCATTGCGTTCAAGACCAGTGACCACTTTGCTTTTGCCCAGGAGCTGTCACCAGTGGGTGATTTGTTATCTCTCATTCTACCCAAT actgGACTTCCAGGAGACACAGTGAAGAGATGTGCAGTGCAGATCTCCAATGCACTggaatttatagaaaataaaggactgGTGCATATGGACATTAAACCAGAGAACATTTTGGTGTTTGATCAGCACTGTCATTGCATTAAAATTTCTGACTTTGGTCTTTCACGTTTCAAGGGAACAGCAATTCAAACCAAGTCTGGGACTGGCTCTTACATGGCCCCTGAGATGTGCCAGCTTACTGACAAGGATCGTTTGGTTGTAGACTCCACTCTTGATGTGTGGGCATTTGGTGTTGTTCTTTATTGCTTGCTAACAGGAGAGTTTCCCTGGCAGTTGGCAATGCCTAGAGACAAAGAGTAG